The Bacillus zhangzhouensis region CTCTGACCCACAGCGTTTCATCCACGTACATGCCCGGGACAAACCGGAGCATCGATCCAATAAGAAAGATGATTAATCCAATGTGATTGACGTAAGGTCCCCAGCGTGAAAAACGTCCTTTTTCAGCTAAAATATGTCCATTTTCTTCTCGCACGCGGTAACGCTTTTGTTTCATTGCTCTTATGATGCCTTCATATGTATGCTGATCTAATGTTTTGTCTGTCTCACTAAACAGACGCTGTCTTCTCATAAAGCCTTCTTTTTTAATAACTCCTTGGTTTTTGAGTGCTCGATAAAGAGGAATGACACGATCGAGACTGCAAATGACAAGGGAGATTCCGATTGAAGCGATAAGAGCTAAAAACCACCAAGAATTATAAAGATCATGGAATCCAAGTGTGTAATACAGCTTGCCAAACGATCCATATTGCTCTTCATAATACGTGGAAGCAGATGCACCTGGCGGAATAAATCGCTCCTGCGGAAAAATCGTTCCAAGCGAAGAAGCGAGCAGTGTAATGACAATCAGCCACACACCCACTTTAACGGAAGAAAAAAAGTTCCACACTTTATCAACGATCGTTTTGTTGTATGTTTGCGAGCGTCTTGCACTGCCGTCATATCTCATATCAAGCAGCTTTGAAGAGTTTTTCTCTTTAGCCGCAACGGGATTCCCGCATGATTCGCATAGAACAGTACCGACTGGATTAATATGTCCACACTCGCACTTTACCTCTTTCATTCTATGACCCCTTTGGTTTAATCAAATTCATATATTCATAGACATTACGTTCTGTCATCGTTCCCTTTATGACTTTGATTACCTTGCCTTCAGGATTAATTAAAAATGTGGTTGGCAGCGGCGTAATATCATATGCCTCTGTCACTTGACGATCTTTGTCCATGGCAACAGGAAAATTCACGCCATAGGATTCCATAAAATTTTTCACGGCAATCTTGGATTCCGCCACATTGACTGCAACAATTTCCACACCACGATCCTTGAACACTTCATATTGATTCGCCATATAAGGAAATTCTTGTTTACACGGACCACACCATGTACCCCAAAAATTAAGAAAGACACCTTTGCCTTTTAAGTCCTTTAATTCAATCCGATCCCCATCCACAGATTGAAGGACAAAGTTTGGCGCAATTGATCCTTCTTTGACTCGATCCTGTTTGGCAAATACTGAATTATACATTGTATAGCATAGTGCAGCAAGCATCACGAGGAGAATGCCCGTCCGTATGAAAAACCGTCTTTTTTTCATCTGAAGTACCCCTTCCCCATAGACATTCAGGTAAATTATAGCATTCTCCTTCTTTTGATGCTTCTTCATTTTTTGAAGTTTATGTGAAAATTAAAAAGCGCTTTTCCCATGATCGGCAATTGCTCTCAGGCGCTTGACTTCATGCGGAGACAATTCTCTGCGGTCTCCTGGTCTCATACCTTCAATATGAAGGAACGAATATTGCTCCCTTTTTAGCTTTAATACATCATGTCCGATCGCTTCAAACATGCGGCGTACCTGTCTATTTCTGCCTTCATGAATGGTTAATTGAACAATACAAGTTTGCTTTCGTTTATCAATAGAAAGCATTTTCGCACGAGCAGGTGCTGTTTTTTTATGATCTAACATGATCCCTTTTTCCAGCTTTCTAAGCAGTTCCTTTGATGGAATGCCTTTTAGTTTCGCTGCATATGTTTTATCAATTTCGTATTTCGGGTGCATGAGCTTATGAGCAAATTCCCCATCATTTGTAATCAAAATCAAACCGCTCGTATCATAATCTAACCGGCCGATTGGATAAAGGCGCTGCGGGACATCATCAAAAAAATCTGTAACGACCTTACGTCCTTTATCATCCTCGGCAGCTGAAATGACGCCGCGCGGTTTATAAAGCATAAAGTAAACCGGTTCTTCTCTTTCAAGCTTTAATCCATTGACTTCAATTTTATCTGAAGAGCCCACCTTCACTCCGAGCTCTGTCACTGTTTGACCATTAACGGTAACTCGTCCTTCTTTAATAAATTCTTCCGCCTTTCGTCTTGAAGCAACGCCGGCATGTGCAATTACTTTCTGTAAACGTTCCATTTGTCTTTCACCTCATGTACTATCTTACTTGCTTGACTTAAAACAAACAAGCATTCGTGGAAAAATAAGCGTTTCGTCTGTCTAATTTCAGCTAAAAAGCGATTTTCCATCCATGAAATACAAAAAAGCGCCTGATTAGGCGCCGCTAAATAACAAACTGACGATAATCACAGATGCAATGACACCAATGAGATCTGCTAACAAACCTACTTTCAGCGCATCCCCCATTTTTTTAATACCGACTGCTCCAAAATAGACCGTTAAAATGTAAAGTGTGGTATCTGTTGACCCTTGCATAACAGCTGCAAGCTGGCCAATAAAAGAATCTGGACCATACGTCGCTATCAAGTCTGATGTCATTCCGAGTGCAGCCGTTCCTGATATCGGGCGAATAAATGCAAGCGGCACGACTTCTGCCGGGA contains the following coding sequences:
- the resA gene encoding thiol-disulfide oxidoreductase ResA, which codes for MKKRRFFIRTGILLVMLAALCYTMYNSVFAKQDRVKEGSIAPNFVLQSVDGDRIELKDLKGKGVFLNFWGTWCGPCKQEFPYMANQYEVFKDRGVEIVAVNVAESKIAVKNFMESYGVNFPVAMDKDRQVTEAYDITPLPTTFLINPEGKVIKVIKGTMTERNVYEYMNLIKPKGS
- a CDS encoding spore maturation protein — encoded protein: MAFINWLSLALIPLIIAGILIAGTIKKVPTYETFVEGGKEGIQIAFSIIPYLVGMLVAITIFRASGALDFVMGLLKPAFTAIGFPAEVVPLAFIRPISGTAALGMTSDLIATYGPDSFIGQLAAVMQGSTDTTLYILTVYFGAVGIKKMGDALKVGLLADLIGVIASVIIVSLLFSGA
- a CDS encoding rRNA pseudouridine synthase, translating into MERLQKVIAHAGVASRRKAEEFIKEGRVTVNGQTVTELGVKVGSSDKIEVNGLKLEREEPVYFMLYKPRGVISAAEDDKGRKVVTDFFDDVPQRLYPIGRLDYDTSGLILITNDGEFAHKLMHPKYEIDKTYAAKLKGIPSKELLRKLEKGIMLDHKKTAPARAKMLSIDKRKQTCIVQLTIHEGRNRQVRRMFEAIGHDVLKLKREQYSFLHIEGMRPGDRRELSPHEVKRLRAIADHGKSAF